In Desulfobacterales bacterium, the genomic window TTATTATTTCTTCTTTTTCAGATGACAGGCCTTGCACTTGGTCGGCCCCTTGATCTCGGCCACTCCGGTCTTGTGACACCCTTTGCAGCGGCGGTGAAAGGCATCCTTGACCTTTCGCAGTTTTTCATTGGCAAAATCCTGGTTGTGGCAGGAAACACAGGCCAGTTGCCTGGCGTTGGCCATTGCGCCGATGACCTCCTCGCTCAACGGCTGATGCCCGGCGTCATGATGACACTGCCCGCAGGTGACCCCTTCCAGGGCCAGATGGGTCTGATGGTCGAACCGGGCTGGTTTCCGGCCCTCGATAATAATCTCCACGGTGGGCGCCTGCAGCCCTTCCGTTGCCGCGGCCATGGCCATGGTTCCACCCATGCCCACGGCAAATGCTGTTGAAAGTACAACGATTATTCTCCGCATACCGAACCTCCTCCTTGGAATTTTATCTTTGTCGGTCTCGCAACAACATACGAGACGGACGTGGGTCATGTTGCAACTTGTCGATTTCACTTTATATGAAAGTCGTCCCGGACAACGCCCGGCGTCCGGGGAGATTTTCATTGCTGGTTGCGGCTGCCGCCT contains:
- a CDS encoding cytochrome c family protein, which gives rise to MRRIIVVLSTAFAVGMGGTMAMAAATEGLQAPTVEIIIEGRKPARFDHQTHLALEGVTCGQCHHDAGHQPLSEEVIGAMANARQLACVSCHNQDFANEKLRKVKDAFHRRCKGCHKTGVAEIKGPTKCKACHLKKKK